CGACGACGGACGCCAAGACAGCACTGCGTAAGCGGTTTGAGAGCAATGCCGCTGTCGTTCACACGTATTGCACTGGGTCCTTCGTCGCCCCCATCGCATGGGGACCAAGCCGGGTTGACGCCATCGCGTTGATCGTCAACCGGCTCACGGCGGACGAACCTGGAATTCACCAGAACTGGTCCACGCCTCTCGAGCCGACCAAATACCCCTTCGTGTGGAATACCCCGCAAAGCTCGTGGCAGCAGTGGCGGGGCGCGCAACAAGATCCGATTGAGCGCAACCTGACCGAGGCGATGGGCGTGTTCATGCCCGAGGACCTGACCTCTAAGACGCCGCAAGAGGGTCTCTTCGATTCGAACGCCCAGATTGCCAATCTCGAGCAGATCGAGGGCCTCCTGGAGCGTTTAGCACCTCCTCAGTGGCCAGAAGATGTCCTGGGGAAGATCGATCGCCAGAAGGCAGCCGAAGGCAAGGTGTTGTTCGCCAGCTACTGCATGAGCTGCCACAACGCATACCCCTACACGTGGACGGACGCGAACAGGTACGGGAAGCGCTGGATCCAAGTCGGATTGGTACCACAGACGTACGTGGGCACGGATCCGGGGCAGTTCACAGTCCTAAGACCGTACGCGATCACCGCCCAGCTGAGCAATTACTTGCCGCCGCCGTATAAGGGCAAAACGATCATACCGACCGGCGCGCTTTACGCAAGTTTGACGGGGCAGATCCTCAGCACGGCGCTGGCGAAACTCCCCCCAACAGAGGCGCAGTCCCCCGCCCTGCATGGGTATCGGACGTTCCCTCTGCCGCCCGCGGCGGTGGGCGTGTACAAGGCAGCACCGCGTGAGGGGGTTTGGGCTACGCCGCCATACCTACATAACGGCTCGGTGCCGAATCTGTACGAGATGCTGCTCCCGGCGAAGCAGCGCTCGAAGAAGTTCTGCATCGGACGCGAGTTTGACCCGGTCAAAGTGGGATTGGACACCAGCGGGAAGAGCGGGTGCTTCGAGTACGACACGTCGCTGCCCGGAAATTCCAACGCCGGCCACTCCTTCGACAACGGCCCGCGCGGGAACGGTGTCGTTGGACCGCTGCTGACCGACGCGCAGCGCTGGGAGCTCATCGAGTATTTGAAATCCATTCCAGAAAAGGCGGGTCAGGTCACGCCGTTCGGCGGCCCGCCGAACGCCCGCACGGGGCACGGTGCGTGGTCGCAATAACAGCGCACACGCTTTCGGGGCTCGACCGATCGCCTAGCGGAGCGTAGCGATGTCAGACCATGTCGACGGGCCGAGGTCGATCGGCGACCCCGCAGCCGACCTCTCGGATCTGTTCGCGTTCACCAGTCCCGAAAACCCCGCGCGGACGGTGCTTGCCGCGAACGTGTTCCCGTCGGCGGGTGCAAGCGCTGCTTTCTCCAATGCGCTCGACCACACGATTGTGGTCCGCCGGGCTGCCCTCTCTGGACTTGGCGACGCTGCAAAGTTCAAGACGGGCGGCGACGAGATCCGTTTCAGCTGTCGATTCGACGCACTCGAGGCCCAGCCGGGCGGCGCACGACCAATCCAGCGCGGCACGTGCACCTTGCCCGGGGGCAAAACACTGCCTTTCGTCGTCAACGACGAGAAAGGGGCCTCGACGCCTGACGGCTCGATCCGCGTTTTTGCCGGCCTGCGCTCCGATCCGTTCATCCTCGCTTGGTTGGTCGAAACGCTGAAAGTCTATCAGAATCTGCTGCAGCACGACAACGTGCTGTCCATCGTGATCGATGTCGACACGCATCTCATCCTCGA
The DNA window shown above is from Candidatus Eremiobacteraceae bacterium and carries:
- a CDS encoding di-heme-cytochrome C peroxidase yields the protein MHRPNSVLWTLGPLFAVLIGAFALVGFFLSRQASAQPSTDSVIYLNQGWSQTDRATYYQISQGGKVIDYDIFLSLEVADSQQLFRSDANSDRYGLITQSPNPQTNPDGLPIGLTKTVVTEGRWAGPPAIGMNCAACHNAQLNYKGKHIRIDGGVGNTFDFMGYVYALDAALQATLNDPAKFDRLAARMGASTTDAKTALRKRFESNAAVVHTYCTGSFVAPIAWGPSRVDAIALIVNRLTADEPGIHQNWSTPLEPTKYPFVWNTPQSSWQQWRGAQQDPIERNLTEAMGVFMPEDLTSKTPQEGLFDSNAQIANLEQIEGLLERLAPPQWPEDVLGKIDRQKAAEGKVLFASYCMSCHNAYPYTWTDANRYGKRWIQVGLVPQTYVGTDPGQFTVLRPYAITAQLSNYLPPPYKGKTIIPTGALYASLTGQILSTALAKLPPTEAQSPALHGYRTFPLPPAAVGVYKAAPREGVWATPPYLHNGSVPNLYEMLLPAKQRSKKFCIGREFDPVKVGLDTSGKSGCFEYDTSLPGNSNAGHSFDNGPRGNGVVGPLLTDAQRWELIEYLKSIPEKAGQVTPFGGPPNARTGHGAWSQ